TTCTGTGGGAAGATCTGGCCGATCACTTTTTCCATGTCATAATATTGACGTGCTGTGTCGACGTAATTGATACCCCTGTCCATGGCATATTCCAGCAGGGAGCAATCCTGCATCCCTGCATTTCCAAAAGATATGTCGGACACCTTGTATCCAGTGCGTCCAAGAGTGCGGTACCCTTTGATCTTCGGCTTTTGGGCGTCGCCGGCAGTTTTATCCTGTCCCGCCACGGCACCAGAGGCCACAAGCCCCAGTCCCGTACCCAGGATCCCTGCAGCTGAACGGCCGAGAAAGGATCTTCTCGAAATACTCTTTCCCTTCTTTTCCATGATCAGTCACTTTCCTTTCTTGATTCGATGCCTATTCAAGCTCCAGCCCGTATGACTCATCGATCATAAGGGGCGGCATCGGCCCGTCGAGTGGATTCTTGTCCTTCACATACCAGTCGTACCACTGAAGGTGCCTGTACAGGACATCGATCCTGCCAGGCTGTTTTCTGTTGCCATGACCTTCCCCGGGGTATTGTACCAACCTGACCGCCGGGTGGTCGTTCATCTTTAGTCTGCGATAGAATTCCATACTCTGTGATGGGTGTACCCGGGTGTCCGCAGCGCCTCCAACGATCAGAACCGCCGTGCGGCTTTTATTCGCGTAGTAGATCGGGCTTCTTTCCAGGGCGAACATCCACTGATCCCTGTCGGCATCGAGTTTCTTTCCTGAATGTACATAGAGTTCTTCGTATGGGATGTCCGTTGTGCCTCGTTTACTTATAAGATCGCTTATGCCGACAAACATGCATACGGCCCTGACATACCGGGTGTAGTACGACGCGAACCATGCTGACGCGTATCCACCGTATGAGCCACCGCCCATTCCGACCCTGTCCGGGTCAGCGATTCCCTTTGAGACAAGATGCTCGATGCCGTCGGCCAGATCGTCGAATTCTTTTCCGGCAGCATCCATGTATCCCTCCAGGGCGAATTCTGTCCCATATCCGGTACTTGCCCTGTAATTGGGGAAGAAGACCAGGTAGCCTCTGCCTGCCAGGACCTGGGCTGGATTGAAATAGCTTCCGATCCATGTGTTGCGGTAATGTGCCTCGGGGCCGCCATGCACCCCTACGATAAGCGGGTATTTCTGACCTTCCATGTAATCGACCGGATAGACCAGGATGCCTTCGATCTCAAGGCCATCGCGAGCCTTGTAATTGATCACTTCCTGGCGGCCGAGTTTTCTTCCAGTGATCCATGGGTTTTCTTCTGTCAGTCTTTTCATCCCGCCTTTTCCGTATTTCCAGTAGAAGACGTCTCCTGGAATATCGACGGCGTTGCCGATGAACGCGAAGTGTTTGAAATCACCCGTAACAGAGGGGAAATTGAAGACGATGCCGGTCCTGGATCCGTCCAGGATGATCTTTCGCTTTCCCCCTTTTGCGTCAATGGTGTTCAGCGTGTTCCAGACACCTTCTGACGCCGTGTACACGACAGTCTTGTCGTTTTTCCATCCTATACGACTTACATGTCCCCTGAATCCCGGCTCTGTGAGATTCAATGTCGTACCACTCTCGATATCGATGACAAAAGCCTGGCTGACAGCGTGGTCTTTTCTATCAAGCGAGGCCGTAAAAGCAAGCTTTTCCCCGTTGGGGCTTATCGCGAAATTTCCCAGCTTCCCTTCGTTTTTGCTCAAGAGGGTGAGCTCTTCCGAGTCCAGGTCCAGGATGTATATATTTTGAAACATGTAGACATGATCAATCAGGTTTGAGGGAGTTATGGATACAGCCATGCGGTCACCCGAGGGAGCGAACTCGAATTTGACCACATTGACATCCTCCGTCAATCCGGTCGTTTCACCAGTACCACCGTTGCTGTCGACTCCGATCATGTGAATATCATGGTTTCGCAGGTCTTCCTCGAAATAGATGAATCCATATCCTTTGTCGGTGAGTTTATCTATCCTGTCGGTCTTTGCTTCTATCGCTGTGTAGGCGATCCGGTCCCCGGAAGGATGCCATCTGAAGGAGCCGACGGAAGTCTCGGAACTTGTCACCTGTACGGCCTCACCACCACCGACAGGGATCATCCAGACCTGTTTCTTTGCTTTTTCGCCACGCGTCGTGAGGAATGCCAGGAGCGATCCGTCCGGACTGAATCGTGGAGAGGAAATATTGACTTTGCCCATGATAAAGGGGCGGATCTCCCCGGTCTTTGCCGAAGCGAGATAGAGCTCTGACCATGCGCCACCCGCCTTTTCGTCCACGGTCCTCGGGACGGAGACAAGGTAGGCGATCCATTCGCCGTCGGGATTGATAACGGCGTTCCGGCAATTCCTGACGCTGAGCATATCTGCCGGGGAGACAGGTTCCCCGATACCGGCCTCTGAGGCCAGAGTGAAAAGTGCCGGGAACAAGAGCAGGATCCCCAGCGCGCTCAATGATCGGATAAAGATCTGATTTCTCATTTTCGGTGGCTCCTTTCGTTGTGGGAACGCATGGCACGTCTACTACGATTATTAGCCGAAAGATCCAGGCAAGGTCAAGGCATGAAAACAGTACGCATCCCCCGGCTCATCCCTTTTAGGTTGGAAGCCCGGGCAGCTGGTGGTAGACTGGGCGGGACCGTTTGCGGTGCGTGAGGCATCGCATCGTTATGTTTGATCCTTCGGGAAAGGATGCCTGATGACGAAGACCACGACAAAACTTCCACCTGAAGCTTACAGACAGCTCCAGGAGGGGGAGAGCTACCATCCAATAATACCCGCCGGGAGCCCGACGCTGGAAGTGACTCTCAGGTCGGTAGGTGTCGGACTGGTCATGGCGATGATATTCTCTCTCGCTTCGGCGTATCTGGCGTTGAAAACGGGACAGGGGATGGAAGCGGCCATTCCGATAGCGATCCTCGCGATAGGTCTGGCTAATCTCTTCGCGCGAAAAAGCACTATTCTCGAGAATGTGATCATCCAGTCGATCGGGGCGGCCTCAAGCGCCGTCGTGGCCGGAGCGGTATTCACTATACCTGCTCTCTACATGCTGGATATAGAAGTATCTTTCTGGCATATATTCTTCACAGCTTTCTTCGGTGGCTGCCTCGGAGTACTCTTTCTGATCCCGCTTCGTGATTATCTGATCGTAAAAGAACATGGAAAACTTCCTTTCCCGGAAGCAATGGCTACGACAGAGATACTTGTCGCGGGAGAGAGCGCGGGACAACAGGCCCGGACACTTATTTTCAGCGCGGTGATAGCCTTCTTCTACGATCTGTTCATATTGACCTTCGGGTTCTGGAAGGAGATCATTTCCTTTCATGCTATCGGTATCGGAAGATGGATGGAGGAACGTTTCTCCATGGCGATACGGATCGACGGGCTTTCCGCGATCGTCGGGTTGGGATATATAGTCGGTGTTAAGTACGCATCAATAATTGCGGCAGGCAGTTTCCTTTCTTATCTGGTATTTATCCCTCTGGTCTCATATTTAGGATCTCATCTGACCGGGATCATTCCTCCCGGGGACGTCCCGATCATGCAGATGTCGACAGACGATATCTTTGTGAACTATGTCCGGTTGATGGGCATCGGCGGTATAGCCGGAGCCGGGGTCATGGGAATAATCAAGAGTATTCCGTCGATCGGCAAATCGTTCAAGCTCGGGATCCAGGGGATCGCTGCTTCGAGAGCGGAGGGACATGACGACGTAAGGACCGAGAGGGACATGAACCTGCGCGACGTATTCATAGGTATTGCGGCAATAGGGATATGCCTCTGGCTCTTCTTCAGGGGTGGTCTGGCTGACTCGCTTGTAAGCACAGTCGGTGTTCTTCTCGCGCTGGGCATATCTTTTCTCTTTACGATGGTGGCGGCCCGCGCGATCGGTCTTATCGGGACCAATCCCGTATCTGGGATGACACTTGCGACATTGATCATAACCAGTGTCATCCTTACCAAAATGGGGCTGTCAGGCAAGCCGGGCATGTTCGTGGCCCTGATCATAGGGGGTGTGGTCTGTACCGCTCTGGCTGTGGCCGGAGCTTTCGCGACAGACCTGAAGATCGGTTACTGGCTCGGCGCGACTCCCCGGAATCAGCAGCTTTACAAATTTCTCGGTATCATCGTTTCGGCGGCCTTCTGCGGGCTGGCAATGATGCTTCTCGCCAATACCTATACTCTGGGTTCACTCGAGATGCCCGCTCCCCAGGCCTCGGCGATGAAAGAGATCATATTCGGGTTGATGGGGCCCGAGGCTGGAGTACAGTGGATACTTTTCTCGTTCGGAGTGATCATATCGGTAATTCTGGCGATGGCCGGTGTGCCGGCTCTCGCGTTTGCCCTCGGAATGTATCTTCCGATACAGCTCAATACCGCGGTACTGCTCGGTGGTTTCATCGCGTGGATGGTCGGCAGAAGCAGCAGGGACAAGAAGGTTGTAAAGGGACGTAAGGAAAAAGGGATCCTGGTGGCGAGCGGATTCATAGCCGGCGGTTCGATCGCTGGTGTCGTCGCCGCGGTCATCGCGGCTCTCGGGTGGGACTCGATAGTCATGATCAGCTATCCCGATACCGCAAGCGAGCTGGTCGCGATCGGGATGCTCACATTGTTGTCCGTGTTCATGTACCAGTATTCGAAGAAAGCCTAGGGTAAGACGAGCCGGGTTGATGTGGTCGATGAGAGCCAGGAAAGAAAATATTTTATGGACAGGGACAGCGACAATCTGACGTATATCCATACTACGGACAGCCTGTGGTCGCCGGATGGAAAACGCTTCCAGAGGGAGAAGTATCTTCCCCGGGTCGAGCTCGTCAGGGAACGCTTCGGCGACAGCTTCGACTCGATCAGGGTTTTGGATGTCGGTGTAGGGTACGGGTTTTTTCTGAATCTCCTCGAAAACGAATTCGGACTGAAGAATATCTTCGGGATGGACCCCTTCCCCGGTTCGATCGAGATAGCGAAGAAGTATACTTCCGCGGAGATCATTTCGGGTGATATCAATGATGAACGATGGCCTGTTCCGGAAAAATCATTCGACCTGATCACCTCTTTCGATGTAGTCGAACATCTGGCGCAACCAGACATTTTTTTCACCAGGGCGAAGGATTATCTGTGTCCTGGTGGATTTATCATCGTTACTACTCCGAACAGGCAGCTGCCCTACATGATGCGTTCGATCCCCTGGTTCGGCATACCAGATAATAACACGACTCATATAAACGTGAAGAGGCCCGGGTACTGGAAGAAGACAGCCCGCGAAGCCGGCTATGACATAGTGAAAGCATGGAGGGGAGAGCACCTGACCCATACGAGGATCTTTCCGAAACTTTTCAGGAATATATGCGCCGCGCTGGGAGCCGATCACAGGAAGATCCCCATCATCAACTCCTTCGAGCAATCGTTCTGCATGCTCCTGCAGCACCACCAGAGCCTGTAAGATAGATTGAATTTCGCCACACTTACAGCCGAGCAGGGCATAGCGATTTGCCTTTCAACTTTTAATTGGGAATGGGGAGGAAGCCATCAGTCTCCTGCTCAGACAGTCCTCGCGTGGCAAGCCACGCTGCGGAATCTCGCGACGAGACTGATGGCTTCCTCTCCTACCGAAACAGCCGGTCGATCTGTTCGAGTTGTTCCCTGGAAAGAGGATGAGTATCACCGAGGATCTCGGTAATGAATGAGAGTCTGGCCGTCATCTCGAGCAGTTCCATTCTGCTGAACGCCTTTTGAAGAGAACTTCCTGTCGTCACCGCTCCGTGATTTGCCAGTATCAGGGTCCTGGAGTCTATCGCCGCTATTGCGACCGAAGTCGCCAGAGTGTCACTTCCCATGAGAGCGTAGGGAACGATGGCGGGCTGGCCAAGCAGAGCCCGTGATTCACCGGTGAGATCAAGCCTGATCTCCCGGCCAGTCGCGGAATAGGCCGAGGCAAAAAGAGGATGCGCGTGGATGATGGCGGTGACACCGGAACATTTTTCGTAGATCCCTGAGTGCATCCCCGTCTCCATACTCGGGGCGGAGCCAGCAGGACCCGTCGCTTTTCCGCCGGAGATAAGAGTCATATCCGATCCGGTCAGAGTATTCTTGTCCTTTCCGGAAGGCGTGATCAGAAAGCTGTCCTTATCAACACGGAGGCTGGCGTTTCCTCCTGTCGATGTGGTCAGGTCTGAAGCGCAGAGACGGCTCATGATCTCTGCCAGGTCTTTTCCCGCTTCCAGATATTCCATTCGGCGTTGCCTTTCTGTCGGAGTGGTGATGCTGAGAACTTCACCTTTCCTGTAGCCTGCCCTTACGGATGATTATCAATGTGTAGGATATTACCAGAAGTGTCAGTCCTCCAAGAAGGATAAAAGGAGCCTGGATCCCGAACGAATCGGATATATGGCCGGAAAGATAAGCGAATATCGAGTTGCCGATTATATAGATATTCGCCGTCAGGGCGAACCCGGTCGTACGGTTTTTCGGGTCCATGGCTACTGAGATGATAGACAGCATCGAGGGATAGGTGGCGAACAGGGCGAGTCCAAACAGGACAAAGGCGGTTACGATAAGAGGGACATTATGGGCGAGCCCGAGGACAAGCGATCCCGCCGTCATCATTATATATGCAGTGATCAGGGTCCATTTTCTTGTCAGGGCAGAGGCTATCTTTCCGTACATCAGTGCCGAGACCGTGCCAGCACACATCCAGCCCCCGAGGATCATGCCTGTCTTCGACATCGACATTCCGAGCCTGTGGTTGAGAAGGCTGGGAGAGTAGTTCAGCATGATACCCCAGGCGAGTCCGCCGAGTAGTATCATCGGGATGAATACACCGATATCGCGGAAGGCTTGTGGCCATGATGCCGATTTCTTTTCGGATTCTTTCTCCTTGATGATCTCTTCGCTGCTGATCGTGCCTGCAGACATAAAGAGCCCGAAAATCACCGCCAGGAGATTGATCGTCCCCCATGTGTACAGTGGCACTTTCCAGCCGTAAGCATCGACCAGGAATCCGGTCGACGTGAAGGCGAGCAGGACACCGATGTTTCCGAAGGCGCTCTGGATACCCATGGCCCTGTCGAGTGAATTTCCCCTGAACGAGTGTGATACCCAGGAAATGCCTACCGGGTGATAGATACTTGTACCGAGCCGTATTCCAGCGTAGAACAGGACCATCATCAGGTAATTCCTGGAAAGTGTGAGGAGAAGAAGGGATCCCCCGACCAGTAAAGCGTCGAGCGCGAGATAGTATCTCGTATGTCTCGTTTTCGCGAAATGTCCGATAAGGGCCTGGGCGATGATCGCGACGACGAGCCCGAACATCATGATGGTGCCGATGTCGGTATATTCTTTTATCAGTAACTGTTCTGTAAAGAGGACGGGAAAGATGGCCGGGAGTGTGACGACCGAACCATCGTTGCACGCGTGATGAAGCGCGACGGCAGCCAGCATTCTTTTTTTTCTCTTCTCGATAGTCAACGTCATCCTCCAGGGACCGGTATCTCAGATGCTGGATGAATATATGGGGTCACCCTGAAAATGTCAGCAGGTTTTGTTCGATCCGGAAGACCCGGCTCGGATTATTCGTTTCGTTATGCTATGCTCGATGTATGGATAAAAGGGAGGTTAAGAGGTGAAAGCACGGCTTCGTTCGATTGTTGTTTCAGCCATCGTGCCTGTGATCGTAGCGTCGGCATCAGGTGTGGCTGGTGGAGAGGGTGGCGACCATATCAGGATTCCTGTCGATTCCATAGGTTACGCGCTTGATCCATCGCAGGTGGAGGCTGTCGTATCGGCTTCGATCGAGAATCCCGATAACCTGAGTGGACCGGGAGCAGGTTTTCCCGACTCTCCCATGATCGGTGGAATATGCCCTCATGACGACTATGTCTTTGCCGGGGCCGCCTACGTAAAACTGATGAAAAACGTCAAAGCGCCCCTGGCCATCCTGATAGGAGTCTCTCATCGGGCCAGGCGTATCGGTATTCAAGGCAGGCTTGTGTTTGAGACATTTTCAGCGTGGAAAGGACCTTATGGGGATGTTCCGGTGTCGGGGATAAGGGAAGATATCATAGCGGCTCTTCCACCAGAGATGGTGATGATAAACGATTCGTTACACGCCGGGGAGCATTCGCTCGAAGGATTGATCCCGTTTCTTCAATATCCATGGGATAATGTTGACGGAAATGACATCGACGACCCGGGAAAGATCGAGATCCTTCCGGTGCTGGTAACAAGGCTGGCAGGAGAAAAATTTCAGGCTACGGCGGAAGCTTTCGCGGGAGTCCTGCACAGGGAACTGGACAGGCGCGGCTTGAGACCGGGATTCGATTATACAGTCATTATCTCTGCCGATTGTGTTCACTATGGAGACGAGGGATGGGGTGGCAGGAACTATTCCCCATACGGCACGGGCAGGGAAGGGTATGAGAAGGCGGTTGCTGAAGACATGGATATCATCAGCACGGTATTGATGGGCCAATTAGACGGCGAAAAGATAAAGGGATTCAGGGATCGTGTAGATAGCTATGAATTTGAATGGCCATACAAGATCCCCTGGTGTGGAGTCTATTCGATACCGTTCGGGCTGGAGATACTTTCACGCTTATGTGAGCTGGAGGGGCGACGACCACCATCCGGGATAATGCTCGATTACGGTACGAGCCTGGAACCTGGAATCCACGACATAGACGCCGGAGGGCTGGGAGCCACTAACATCGCCACTCTGAGGCATTGGGTGGGGTTTACTTCGATAGGCTACTGGTAGACCGGATTTCAACTCATATCGAATTCTATCAGGTCACCGACGCTGGTGCCGGTCTTTTCCAGTGTGTCGACAGGCAGCTCTATGGCGCTTACAGCAGTCGCGGTGGAATCGGCGAAACAGCCTGGAGGAAATCGTCTGAAGAGTTTTACGACTTTCCCGTTCCTGTCGAGGAAAGCGATATCGACAGCCGTTTTCAATCCGACTGTATATATGCTGTGACAGGGGCTTATCCAGAGCACACAATCATTGGGAATGCCGCCGCCGTTCAGGTAGCTCAATGTCCTGTGAAAATGTTTGTTCAGAGTCAGGAGAGTTTCTCCCAGCGATGTAGCGCGAGTCCGGTTATGAACAGACATGACGTGGCTCCATTTATACCAGGGTTCCAATGAACATAACGGTCAATGTGGCAAGAGCGACCTTGGCGCTCCAGGGGAAAGTCAGATTCCCGAAATCAAAATCGATGAAAGTTCCGGACTTCTCGGTCTGGCTCGAGGCGGATCTACCAGATCTCGCGGCTATCCCTGCGCCGATTTTCGTCAGCGGCGATTTGTACTCTTCCATGTGATAGATCATGGAAGAATCAGCAAGTGATGCCGCGTGACGTTCCAGTATCCTTGTCGTTCCGGCGTGCATGACGTGCTCAACGGCGTTGAGAAGAAAGACTATCATGAACAATAGAAAAGCGCCCACAGGGCCAGTAAGGCCACCGATCGCTATCGAGGTGATAAAATCCTCGAGCTTGATCCTGCCTGACCTGTAATGCCGGGCCGAACAGAGAGCTCCGACGATGATTCCCAGGAGGACCATCGCCAGTCCCCCATACCCGGAGTAGAATGTGTGGACTATGCATGCCCAGATGATGATCATCGAAGCGGATACGATCGTGATGGCGGTTCTTTCCCGGTTCCTGAATATATTATAAATAATGGCAAGAACAGCGAGGACCTTGAGCAGGCTGATTATCAAGCTTGTCGATCCCAATTGTTGCCTTTCGACAGAGTATTCCATATTTCATCCAGTGTAATACAAGATATATTCCACCGCCCGATTCTGGTTGAATTACGCGTGAGGCCGGCTGAGCAAAAGAAAACACGCGATTGCAACTTGTTGTGGATATGGTTGTTACGCGGGCTGCCGTGATCGTCTGGCGGGCCGGTTCAAGCTGGCAGCTCTCGTGAGGCGGAAGAGCACCTCCCCGTGTCAGCGTGATAACCCCCAATAAAACAGGGTCGATATCAGCATTGTGGGGGAGATTCCTGACTACCACATAACAGTGCTTTTATGACTTCCAATGATGGAGGACAATTGATGTCTGTTCCCTGTAGTTCCCGGAGTCGGTGTACGGATCCATGGACATCATGCCTGTGATGCTGTGTGTTTGTGGTCGATATTCGCCGATTGCAGGGTGATGGAATATTCATAGATCGTCCGGTTCTTGAAGATGATGAACGAGATGATCGAGCCGATGCAGGCTGGAAGCAGATAATCGATTCCGAACAGGCTGGAACTTATCAGGATCGCTGCCAGCGGGATATTGAGAGTGGCACAAAGTGTCGCCGAAACCGAGCAGGCGGCCAGGAGATAATATGCCGGGCTTCCTGGATCGATACCCGCCAGGGAGGAGACAAGTGCGCCGCCAGCCAGTCCGATGATCAGCATCGGCCCGGTGAATCCTCCGCTCATACCGCTGCCGACAGTTACCGATGTGCTGAGAATCTTCATGAAGATGATGATGAATAATAGCAGAGGCAGATTGACCCCGCCCGGAAAGGATGCCTCCAAAGTCATGTGATCGGCTGATGCCAGGCTAGAGAAAAGGGAGGATGAAGTTCCCAGTATCCACCGCAGGCCCCCGAGCCAGAGCATTGTCAGTATGGCTCCGGCAAGGCCGGCCTTCACAGGCTGGCCCAGGGGGATCTTCCCGAAGATGTCGACAGACTTCTCATAGATGATGATGAGAAGTATTCCCATGGTGCCCCCAATGACAGCCATTACCGGTAGCAGGAAGTGGATCATCCCTCCCTCAGGAGCCGGTGGGGTCGTAATCTGGAAAATCGCCCCTTCACCGAGCAGGAAGGCTGAGGTCATATATGCCATGCATCCGGTCAGTATGGAGGGGAACAGGTCAGAGTATTTCAGCGTGTCACTGCTGAGGATCTCGACGGCGAAGACAGCGCCAACGAGCGGAGAGTGGAAGATCGAGCTTACGATACCGCTTGCTCCACATATCGTGGCTGTTCTCAAAAGCCCCGTTTCATCCATGCAAAGGAGCCTGAAGAACCATCTGGTAAGATGACATCCGATGCCGGCCCCGATCCTCGACAGAGGGCCTACGATCCCTCCGCTGCCGAAAAAACCGAGTGTGATGATCGTGGCGGGAATTTTGAGGATCGTGTCTCTGAGACTCATCATACCGCGATCTCTGTTGACCGCGATCAGGTACGAAGGGATGCCTTCGCCTCCAGCGCCTGGCGCTGACTTCAGAATGAAGAGTCCACATACCAGTCCTCCCGCGATCGGCAGGAGATACGGCGAGAATGAGAATGCCTTTTCTACGACAGTCGATACGACGGGCAGGACGTAAAGAAATCCTTTTACTGTGATGGCTGTGACCGGGCCGATGATACAGGAGATCAGTATCCACTTACATAGTGTCTTGAACTGCAAGGAGTTGTGGACAACCATTTCCGTTCACCTGGTTTTCAGAAGATCTTCGAAAGCTCCTTCGAGCTTTCGCATGTTTTCGATCCAGATCCCCCTCTCCAATATTATATCGGAATTCCTGTTCCTTATCTCCACCGTTTTTTCCCGGTCGTCCGATGCCTCAAGAATTGTCCTGGCCAGCTCTTCAGGCGAGTCGACAGGCACGAGAAATCCGTTGGTCTCCGGTTCGATCCATTCCCGGTTTGCCGGTATGTCGGTCACAACCGGGATATTGCCGCATGCCATCGCTTCGAGCAGGGAGACAGATGTCGAATCGGAACGGCTGGTGGATACATAGATGTCTGAAGCCCGAAGTCTTTCGGCTATTTCTTCAGGGGCCAGCCTGCCGGCAAAGTCGAAACGATCGTCGATCCCGAGATCGGCCACTTTCCGGAACAGCCTTTCTTTTTCCGGCCCGTCGCCACAGATCGTGAAACTGGCGTCAGTAGTAGACAAGACCACTTTTGCGGCATCGACAAGAAGGTCAAGGTTGTAAATGTCATAAAGATTCCTTGTGCTGATCACATGCAGTCCTCCGTCCCGGGAGGGTATTCGCGTCTCGGACGGGTAGAAGACCGACTGGTCGATTCCGAAGATTATCTTGATAGTATCTTCCCTGGCCGCTCCCGCGGCTATGACCGCCTCGGTAAGGTTGTCCGCGTCCGTTGTTACCAGGTCTGCCGCTCCCAATGCTCTCCTGATCTGTACACGGTGGATCCTGCTTGACGGAAAGTCCACGAGCATATCCGATCCAAGCGCCGATACGACAAGAGGCCGCCGGTTCACAAGGCTTCCTATCAATCCGTAACCGGTGACATAGAGCGAGTTGACTATATCGGGTCGGAATCTGTCGATGTGTCTTCTGATAATCGGCAGTGAAGCGAGATACCCGGCCAGCTTCGTGGGCAGGTGCCTGGGGATAAGGACTGCCGGAAATGGACAGCCTTCGATATCCTCGAACGACAGGAGGAGTACTTCGTGTTTCCTGTCGTGAAAGT
The DNA window shown above is from Candidatus Latescibacterota bacterium and carries:
- a CDS encoding glycosyltransferase; protein product: MRIAFIGDGSLGHIRRWAGYFHDRKHEVLLLSFEDIEGCPFPAVLIPRHLPTKLAGYLASLPIIRRHIDRFRPDIVNSLYVTGYGLIGSLVNRRPLVVSALGSDMLVDFPSSRIHRVQIRRALGAADLVTTDADNLTEAVIAAGAAREDTIKIIFGIDQSVFYPSETRIPSRDGGLHVISTRNLYDIYNLDLLVDAAKVVLSTTDASFTICGDGPEKERLFRKVADLGIDDRFDFAGRLAPEEIAERLRASDIYVSTSRSDSTSVSLLEAMACGNIPVVTDIPANREWIEPETNGFLVPVDSPEELARTILEASDDREKTVEIRNRNSDIILERGIWIENMRKLEGAFEDLLKTR
- a CDS encoding chloride channel protein is translated as MVVHNSLQFKTLCKWILISCIIGPVTAITVKGFLYVLPVVSTVVEKAFSFSPYLLPIAGGLVCGLFILKSAPGAGGEGIPSYLIAVNRDRGMMSLRDTILKIPATIITLGFFGSGGIVGPLSRIGAGIGCHLTRWFFRLLCMDETGLLRTATICGASGIVSSIFHSPLVGAVFAVEILSSDTLKYSDLFPSILTGCMAYMTSAFLLGEGAIFQITTPPAPEGGMIHFLLPVMAVIGGTMGILLIIIYEKSVDIFGKIPLGQPVKAGLAGAILTMLWLGGLRWILGTSSSLFSSLASADHMTLEASFPGGVNLPLLLFIIIFMKILSTSVTVGSGMSGGFTGPMLIIGLAGGALVSSLAGIDPGSPAYYLLAACSVSATLCATLNIPLAAILISSSLFGIDYLLPACIGSIISFIIFKNRTIYEYSITLQSANIDHKHTASQA